The region CGGAACGGGTGGACGACATGCGCCCATGATCGAACAGGCGTTCGAACGAGTCAAGCGGAACGGGGGTGACCAGAGGCACGACGGGACGATGCGACGAACCCACTTAGGCTCACCTAACCTAGTGCCCGTGTCCGAGCCTGTCGCACCACCCGTCACTCCCGCCACCGTCCAGCCGCTGCGCGCCCTGTGGCAGCGCTACGGCGCCTACCGCGGCCGCTTCGTCGGCGCGGTCGTGGCCTCGACGATCAACAAGGTCGCCGACGTGGTGCCGGAGCTGCTCATCGGTGCCGCCGTCGACGTCGTGGTGCGCGGCGACCAGTCGCTGGTGGGCGAGGTGCTCGGCGTCGAGTCGCGCTTCGCGCAGCTCGGCTGGCTGGCCGTCATCAACGCGGTCGTGTGGCTGGTGGAGTCGCTGAGCGAGTACGTCGCCAGCGTCCTGTGGCGCGGCCTGGCCCAGGGCGTCGAGCACGACCTGCGCGTGGAGGCCTACGACCACGTCCAGCACCTCGACCTGGGCTGGCACGAGAGCCGGCCCTCCGGCTCGACCCTCGCCACGCTCAACGACGACGTGAACCAGCTCGAGCGGTTCCTCGACGTCGGCGCTCCCGCGATCCTGCAGACGACCCTCAACGTGCTGCTCGTCGGCGCCGTCTTCGCCGCCGCGTCCGGCCAGCTGCTCCTCTTCGCCTTCCTGCCGATCCCGGTGATCGTGGTCGGGTCGCTGGTCTTCCAGAAGCGCCTCGAGCCGCTCTACGACCGCGTCCGGGACGCGGTCTCCGACCTGTCGAGCACCCTGTCGTCCAACATCTCCGGCATCGCCACGATCAAGGCGTTCACGGCCGAGGACCGCGAGCGTGACCGCGTGGCCGCCGTGTCGCAGGCCTACCGCGAGGCCAACACCGCGGCCATCCGGTCGTCGGCCGCCTTCGTGCCGCTGGTGCGGGTCGCCATCCTCACCGGCTTCACGTGCACGCTCCTGCTCGGCGGCTGGGCGACCCTGCGCGGCGACCTCGCCATCGGCCTGTACTCCGTGCTCGTCTTCATGACCCAGCGGCTGCTCTGGCCGCTCACCGAGGTGGCCGAGGTGCTCGACCTCTACCAGCGGGGCCGCGCCTCGGCCGCCCGGATCCTCGGCCTGCTCGAGGTCCCCGTGACCGTGCCGGCCGGCTCGACCGCCCTCGAGCGGCCGGTGAAGGGCCGTGTCGAGCTGCACGGCGTCCGCGCCGGC is a window of Nocardioides oleivorans DNA encoding:
- a CDS encoding ABC transporter ATP-binding protein, which codes for MSEPVAPPVTPATVQPLRALWQRYGAYRGRFVGAVVASTINKVADVVPELLIGAAVDVVVRGDQSLVGEVLGVESRFAQLGWLAVINAVVWLVESLSEYVASVLWRGLAQGVEHDLRVEAYDHVQHLDLGWHESRPSGSTLATLNDDVNQLERFLDVGAPAILQTTLNVLLVGAVFAAASGQLLLFAFLPIPVIVVGSLVFQKRLEPLYDRVRDAVSDLSSTLSSNISGIATIKAFTAEDRERDRVAAVSQAYREANTAAIRSSAAFVPLVRVAILTGFTCTLLLGGWATLRGDLAIGLYSVLVFMTQRLLWPLTEVAEVLDLYQRGRASAARILGLLEVPVTVPAGSTALERPVKGRVELHGVRAGYADGPDVLHGIDLVVPAGETHAIVGSTGSGKSSLLRLVLRFDDPRAGTVHFDGQDVRDLDWDSLRGSLGYVAQDVFMFAGSVADNIAYGRPGATRDEIRAAAEGAAALDFIEAMPDGLDTWVGERGVTLSGGQRQRLALARALLRDPAVLVLDEATSAVDNETEAAIQRSLRKATAQRTAIVVAHRLSTVRHAHRIWVLDAGRVTEAGTHDELLAVDGSYAALWRVQTGELAEQPQAG